One segment of Thermosulfurimonas sp. F29 DNA contains the following:
- the nth gene encoding endonuclease III, which translates to MRRELEILERLKKAYPDARIALRFENPLQLLIATILSAQCTDERVNRVTPELFRKYPDARAFAEADLEELAQDIRATGFYQQKARYIKEACRILVEKHGGEVPKNMEALLELPGVARKTANIVLANAYGIVEGIPVDTHVRRLAHRLGLSREKDPEKIERDLMALIPREDWAVIPYVLQAHGRKVCTARKPKCERCPVKDLCPSAGEHLA; encoded by the coding sequence ATGAGAAGGGAGCTTGAGATCCTTGAGAGACTGAAGAAGGCCTATCCCGACGCCCGCATAGCCCTGCGCTTCGAAAATCCCCTGCAGCTCCTTATCGCCACCATCCTTTCGGCCCAGTGCACGGACGAGCGGGTGAACCGGGTCACCCCGGAGCTTTTCAGGAAGTATCCCGACGCCCGGGCCTTTGCCGAGGCCGATCTCGAGGAACTGGCTCAGGACATCCGGGCCACGGGGTTTTACCAGCAGAAGGCCAGATACATCAAGGAGGCCTGCCGGATCCTGGTGGAAAAACACGGCGGCGAGGTCCCGAAAAACATGGAGGCCCTGCTCGAGCTTCCGGGAGTGGCCCGCAAGACCGCCAACATCGTGCTGGCCAACGCCTACGGCATAGTGGAGGGAATTCCGGTGGACACCCATGTAAGGCGGCTGGCCCACCGGCTGGGGCTTTCCCGGGAAAAGGACCCCGAAAAGATCGAGCGGGACCTTATGGCCCTTATCCCCCGGGAGGACTGGGCCGTGATCCCCTATGTCCTTCAGGCCCACGGCCGGAAGGTCTGCACCGCCAGGAAGCCGAAGTGCGAGAGGTGCCCGGTTAAAGACCTCTGTCCCTCGGCCGGGGAACATCTTGCCTGA
- the coaE gene encoding dephospho-CoA kinase (Dephospho-CoA kinase (CoaE) performs the final step in coenzyme A biosynthesis.) — MRKVAVTGGPATGKTTLLAILKDLGHPVFSADEAVRRLIAPGGEAHRRVKALCPWAVRADGTLDRRQILARIVCDEVLRRKLEALLHPLVRKELLAFFESHSGADLVFAEIPLLFEAGWEGLFDEVWVVACGEALQRKRLLKRLEDPALVEGLLRSQLALSEKIKRAHRVFSSEKPPEELRRELQEVLSRMRRPASESP; from the coding sequence TTGCGGAAAGTAGCCGTCACCGGGGGCCCGGCCACCGGGAAGACCACCCTTCTCGCCATTCTTAAGGACCTCGGCCATCCCGTCTTTTCGGCCGACGAGGCGGTAAGGAGGCTCATCGCTCCCGGCGGGGAGGCCCACCGGAGGGTGAAGGCCCTCTGCCCCTGGGCCGTAAGAGCCGACGGGACCCTCGATCGCCGGCAAATTCTCGCACGAATCGTCTGCGACGAGGTCCTCCGGCGGAAACTGGAGGCCCTGCTTCACCCGCTTGTTAGAAAGGAGCTTCTTGCCTTCTTTGAGAGCCACTCCGGAGCCGATCTGGTCTTTGCCGAGATACCCCTTCTCTTTGAGGCCGGCTGGGAGGGGCTCTTCGACGAGGTCTGGGTGGTGGCCTGCGGAGAGGCCCTGCAGAGAAAGCGGCTTCTTAAGAGACTTGAGGATCCGGCGCTCGTGGAGGGGCTTCTCCGGAGTCAATTGGCGCTTTCCGAAAAGATAAAGAGGGCCCACCGCGTGTTTTCCTCGGAAAAGCCCCCTGAAGAACTTCGGCGGGAGCTTCAGGAGGTGCTCTCCAGGATGCGGAGGCCCGCCTCCGAGAGTCCGTGA
- a CDS encoding sigma-54 dependent transcriptional regulator translates to MSSESPRILIVDDDQSFQRFLQLFLEKEGYRVLIAGDGTEALKILEREEPDLILLDLRMPEMGGLEFLERLRREGRETPVIVITAYASLDSAVRAKREGAYDYLPKPFRLEDLRRKLKEALRRFPPAEAPPQEFMGIVGRSPAMRRLFALLPKIARAESNVLITGESGTGKELVARAIHRLSPRAEKPFVVVNCGGIPASLLESELFGYKAGAFTGAKHDKPGLFAQAHGGTIFLDEIGDLPPELQVKLLRVVEYKTFTPLGSTGEIRVDVRIISATNKNLEEEVRAGRFRQDLYFRLNVLSVHLPPLRERREDIPLLVEHFLRKYAEKLGKSGIGISEYALRALMEYDFPGNVRELENIIERSVALETGPLILPETLTLRPDRDTPQTGAEVRLPPEGLDLEEFLAGIEKKLLQEALRRTGGHREEAARLLGLSVRSLRYRLQKYGLG, encoded by the coding sequence ATGTCTTCGGAAAGCCCCCGGATCCTGATCGTGGACGACGATCAGAGCTTTCAGAGGTTCCTTCAGCTCTTTCTGGAGAAGGAAGGCTATCGGGTGCTTATTGCCGGCGACGGCACGGAGGCCCTGAAGATCCTCGAACGGGAAGAACCGGACCTCATCCTTCTGGATCTCCGGATGCCGGAGATGGGGGGGCTGGAATTTCTGGAGAGACTCAGGCGTGAGGGTCGGGAAACCCCGGTCATAGTCATAACGGCCTACGCCTCCCTGGATTCGGCGGTAAGGGCCAAGAGGGAGGGAGCCTACGATTACCTGCCCAAACCCTTTCGTCTGGAGGACCTGCGCCGGAAACTCAAGGAGGCCCTGCGACGATTCCCCCCCGCGGAGGCTCCTCCTCAGGAATTCATGGGCATAGTGGGGCGAAGCCCGGCTATGCGCAGGCTCTTCGCCCTGCTTCCCAAGATTGCCCGGGCCGAAAGCAATGTGCTGATTACCGGTGAGTCCGGTACGGGAAAGGAACTGGTGGCCCGCGCCATTCACCGTCTCTCCCCCCGTGCGGAAAAACCCTTCGTGGTGGTGAACTGCGGGGGGATCCCTGCGTCGCTTTTGGAGTCGGAGCTTTTCGGCTACAAGGCCGGGGCCTTTACCGGGGCGAAACACGATAAACCCGGGCTCTTCGCTCAGGCCCACGGCGGGACGATCTTCCTTGACGAAATCGGGGATCTTCCGCCCGAACTCCAGGTGAAACTCCTCCGGGTGGTGGAGTACAAGACCTTCACCCCCCTGGGAAGCACCGGAGAGATCCGGGTGGATGTGCGCATAATCTCGGCCACCAACAAGAATCTCGAGGAGGAGGTCAGGGCCGGGCGTTTCCGGCAGGACCTCTACTTCAGGCTGAATGTCCTCTCGGTGCACCTTCCTCCCCTGAGGGAACGCCGGGAGGACATCCCCCTTCTCGTGGAGCACTTTCTCAGGAAGTACGCGGAGAAGCTGGGAAAGAGCGGGATCGGCATCTCGGAATACGCCCTCAGGGCCCTGATGGAGTACGACTTTCCGGGCAATGTGCGGGAGCTCGAGAACATCATCGAGCGCTCGGTGGCGCTGGAGACCGGGCCCCTGATCCTTCCCGAGACCCTCACTTTGAGGCCGGATCGGGATACCCCTCAAACCGGAGCGGAGGTCCGTCTCCCCCCTGAGGGCCTCGATCTGGAGGAATTCCTGGCCGGAATCGAAAAGAAGCTGCTCCAGGAGGCCCTGAGGCGCACCGGAGGCCACCGGGAAGAGGCGGCCCGGCTCCTCGGGCTTTCGGTCCGATCCCTCCGTTATCGGCTCCAGAAATACGGCCTGGGATAG
- a CDS encoding ribbon-helix-helix protein, CopG family, translating into MRRATKVITVSLPEETWKELKRRAALLGKSISAFVRERLEEELGKERFYMELDQRLRALAREVGGHLEGWDREELYDV; encoded by the coding sequence GTGAGAAGGGCCACGAAAGTCATAACGGTTTCGCTCCCTGAAGAAACCTGGAAGGAGCTTAAGAGGAGGGCGGCTCTTTTGGGAAAGAGTATTTCGGCTTTTGTCCGGGAGCGCCTTGAAGAGGAACTCGGGAAGGAGAGGTTTTACATGGAGCTTGACCAGAGACTTCGGGCTTTGGCCCGGGAGGTGGGAGGGCACCTGGAAGGATGGGATCGCGAGGAACTCTACGATGTTTAA
- a CDS encoding nitrogen regulation protein NR(II), which produces MVTLSLWIRLLLSVFVALFVFKLERFYLLYFLVAYILAFSGLLFRQIRSSSGESLTFWLGKILDFSLVTLLLYFTGGRESPLIFLVFLPPLETALSGDSARADRVTLVALGILVYFFVLRDGTLDFTDWLYFFVYLGALGLTGFLALKFSRLHSELARQEDIQRYLLSSLSAGLVFLDPELRVLSWNPRAEEILGKLQRGQGLRELLSPEIVPVSGRGEFRHGEKILGYSLFPLRKGSRILGWGFLFQDITEARRREERLREAERLASLGTMAAGLIHEIKNPLATISGGIEFLRENLRGVEELAPILEVISRESERLNRLVNNFLFFARPERGEREEFEVRALFEEIIQANQDLFAQVEVRMRVPEVRVKANREQWRQIFENLLRNAAEASLHTGRPWVEVEMEPGRDFHRFRIRDYGPGIPSEIRARMFEPFFTTKPRGTGLGLAVVYRIVENLKGDLRVTSREGAGTVVEVRIPVEG; this is translated from the coding sequence ATGGTGACCCTTTCCCTGTGGATACGCCTGTTGCTCTCCGTTTTCGTGGCTCTGTTCGTCTTTAAGCTGGAGAGGTTTTACCTTTTATACTTCCTGGTGGCCTACATTCTGGCTTTTTCGGGATTGCTCTTCCGGCAGATTCGGAGTTCTTCCGGAGAGTCGCTGACCTTCTGGCTCGGCAAAATCCTCGACTTTTCCCTGGTTACCCTGCTTCTCTACTTTACCGGGGGACGGGAAAGCCCCCTGATCTTTCTCGTTTTCCTTCCGCCGCTGGAGACGGCCCTTTCGGGGGACTCCGCAAGAGCGGATCGGGTTACCCTCGTTGCCCTGGGAATTCTGGTCTATTTCTTTGTCCTGCGGGACGGGACGCTCGATTTTACCGACTGGCTTTACTTTTTTGTCTATCTGGGGGCCCTGGGGCTTACCGGCTTTCTGGCCCTTAAGTTTTCCCGGCTCCATTCGGAACTGGCCCGGCAGGAGGACATCCAGAGGTATCTCCTTTCCTCCCTTTCGGCGGGGCTCGTGTTTCTGGATCCGGAGCTACGGGTGCTTTCCTGGAATCCCCGGGCCGAGGAGATCCTCGGGAAGCTGCAGCGTGGACAGGGGCTTCGGGAACTGCTTTCCCCGGAGATAGTTCCGGTTTCCGGAAGGGGAGAGTTCCGGCACGGGGAAAAAATTCTGGGCTATTCCCTGTTTCCCCTGCGGAAGGGATCCCGGATCCTAGGCTGGGGTTTTCTCTTTCAGGACATTACCGAGGCCCGGCGGAGGGAGGAACGCCTGCGCGAGGCCGAGAGGCTGGCCTCTCTGGGGACCATGGCCGCGGGGCTCATTCACGAGATCAAGAATCCCCTGGCCACCATAAGCGGGGGGATAGAGTTTCTCCGGGAGAATCTCCGGGGGGTGGAGGAACTCGCTCCCATACTGGAGGTGATCTCCCGGGAGAGCGAACGCCTCAATCGCCTGGTGAACAACTTCCTCTTCTTTGCCCGGCCGGAGAGGGGCGAGCGGGAGGAATTCGAGGTGAGGGCCCTTTTTGAGGAGATAATACAGGCCAATCAGGACCTCTTCGCCCAGGTGGAGGTGCGGATGCGGGTCCCGGAAGTGAGGGTAAAGGCCAATAGGGAGCAGTGGCGTCAGATCTTCGAGAATCTCCTGCGCAACGCCGCCGAGGCCTCCCTTCACACGGGAAGACCCTGGGTGGAGGTGGAGATGGAGCCCGGGCGGGATTTCCATCGTTTCCGGATCAGGGACTACGGTCCGGGGATCCCGTCCGAGATACGGGCCCGAATGTTTGAACCCTTTTTCACCACCAAACCCCGGGGCACGGGACTCGGGCTTGCGGTTGTTTATCGAATTGTGGAAAATCTAAAGGGAGATCTGCGGGTAACCTCCCGGGAGGGGGCGGGCACGGTGGTGGAGGTCCGAATTCCGGTGGAGGGGTGA
- a CDS encoding AAA family ATPase, whose translation MKRNAYIPRLVAESLRRALRFSPVVVLTGPRQVGKSTLLRNEPPVKDWPYLTLDDPEVRTLVERAPEELLSYLQGFREPGRKGGLSRSYGVSPGRALRSAGGASCASPGDEASGEGRSGGGQISRNGSSSGPNSTISIRGWPVPWPDTRIRRRSPGSFWAHSLRPWFS comes from the coding sequence GTGAAACGAAATGCATACATCCCCAGGCTGGTGGCGGAGAGTCTGCGGCGGGCGCTGCGGTTTTCGCCGGTGGTGGTGCTCACCGGCCCGCGCCAGGTTGGAAAGAGTACCCTCCTCAGGAACGAGCCTCCGGTTAAGGACTGGCCCTATCTTACCCTGGACGACCCGGAGGTGAGGACCCTGGTGGAGCGGGCCCCGGAGGAGCTACTCTCTTATCTCCAGGGTTTCCGAGAGCCTGGCCGGAAGGGCGGTCTATCTCGATCTTACGGGGTTTCTCCTGGACGAGCTTTACGGTCCGCCGGAGGGGCTTCTTGCGCTAGCCCGGGAGATGAGGCTTCCGGAGAGGGCCGCTCCGGGGGAGGACAAATATCCCGAAATGGATCCTCAAGCGGCCCAAATTCTACTATCTCGATCCGGGGCTGGCCTGTGCCCTGGCCGGATACACGCATCCGGAGGAGGTCCCCCGGGAGTTTCTGGGCGCACTCTTTGAGACCCTGGTTTTCATGA
- a CDS encoding isoprenylcysteine carboxylmethyltransferase family protein: MKWSDWLAALSTAFWPLIPLFWLPLHLLPRVRKALGLFFYPVIVTLWLIIAYLVLTRKIFAAAGVVNLPAPVRVLGAVSLLAGLLLQVLTALYLGRRIIGLPHFRPSAANTLVTEGPFRLCRHPTYLAHSLIFFGTFLLSGYLTVALVALLDLLLTRLLIIPLEERELHERFGKEYEAYCRETPKMLPGFRL; the protein is encoded by the coding sequence ATGAAATGGTCGGACTGGCTCGCGGCCCTCAGCACGGCCTTCTGGCCCCTGATCCCCCTCTTCTGGCTCCCCCTTCACCTCCTTCCAAGGGTGAGAAAAGCCCTGGGCCTCTTCTTTTATCCCGTTATCGTTACCCTCTGGTTGATTATAGCCTACCTCGTTCTTACCCGGAAAATCTTTGCCGCCGCGGGGGTTGTCAACCTTCCCGCCCCCGTGAGGGTCCTGGGAGCGGTGTCCCTCCTGGCCGGGCTTCTCCTCCAGGTGCTAACGGCTCTCTATCTGGGCAGGCGAATCATAGGTCTGCCCCACTTCAGGCCCTCCGCCGCAAACACTCTGGTCACCGAGGGCCCCTTTCGCCTGTGCCGTCACCCCACCTATCTCGCCCACAGCCTGATCTTCTTCGGGACCTTTCTCCTTTCCGGGTATCTCACGGTGGCCCTGGTGGCTCTCCTCGACCTCCTTTTAACCCGGCTCCTGATCATTCCGCTTGAGGAAAGAGAGCTTCACGAGAGATTCGGCAAAGAATACGAGGCCTATTGTCGCGAGACACCGAAAATGCTTCCGGGGTTTAGGTTATGA
- a CDS encoding MFS transporter — MRNFYRKMAVVALLYLAEGLPFGFVYVTLPVYLRTEGVNLVEIGLLSLAGLSWSLKPLWAPLVDRYGRKYHWMLGALTGLALSVALLSLVPPAGKLYILFVFLCTLSSATLDIAVDGYTIELLTEEELGPGNGVRVSAYRVAMIGSGGGLVALSHFLGFRPAFLALTVIFLALAAVILLLPDMRLPSITQKSSDIFGQYIDPLKDFLKRPYAPAVLFFVLTFKIGDATMGSMIYPFWVDRGFSRLEIGLISGTLGSVATIVGSLVGGGLIRHLGLFRALWMLGLAQSLSNLGYAYAALPESARWTVYGASIVESFTGGLGTAAFLAFLMRLCRKDMSASQYALLSTLFSLSFTLSRALGGFGAEYLGYAGFFFLTFWISLPPLLLVPVVIKAVPRD, encoded by the coding sequence ATGAGGAATTTCTACCGGAAAATGGCGGTGGTGGCCCTGCTGTATCTCGCCGAGGGGCTGCCCTTCGGCTTCGTCTATGTGACCCTTCCGGTCTATCTCCGGACCGAGGGGGTCAACCTCGTCGAGATAGGTCTCCTCTCGCTGGCCGGTCTTTCCTGGAGCCTGAAACCCCTATGGGCCCCGCTGGTGGATCGCTACGGACGGAAGTATCACTGGATGCTGGGTGCCCTCACGGGGCTGGCCCTTTCCGTGGCCCTGCTCTCCCTGGTTCCCCCGGCCGGAAAGCTCTACATCCTTTTCGTGTTTCTCTGTACCCTCTCCTCGGCCACTCTGGACATCGCCGTTGACGGCTACACCATCGAGCTTCTCACCGAGGAGGAACTCGGCCCCGGAAACGGGGTGCGGGTCTCGGCCTACCGGGTGGCCATGATCGGCTCCGGAGGCGGTCTCGTGGCCCTCTCCCACTTTCTGGGGTTCAGGCCGGCCTTCCTGGCCCTGACGGTGATTTTCCTGGCGCTGGCCGCCGTCATTCTCCTTCTGCCGGACATGCGGCTTCCCTCAATAACTCAAAAAAGCAGCGACATATTCGGACAATACATCGATCCGCTAAAGGATTTTCTCAAAAGGCCCTATGCCCCGGCCGTCCTCTTTTTCGTGCTCACCTTCAAGATCGGGGATGCCACCATGGGCTCCATGATCTACCCCTTCTGGGTGGACCGTGGGTTTTCCAGACTCGAGATCGGTCTCATCTCCGGCACCCTGGGAAGCGTGGCCACCATCGTGGGTTCGCTGGTGGGGGGTGGACTCATCCGGCATCTCGGGCTCTTTAGGGCCCTCTGGATGCTGGGCCTCGCCCAGTCCCTTTCCAACCTGGGCTACGCCTACGCCGCCCTTCCGGAGTCCGCCCGCTGGACGGTCTACGGAGCCTCCATCGTGGAAAGCTTTACCGGGGGCCTCGGGACGGCGGCCTTCCTGGCCTTCCTCATGCGCCTATGCCGGAAGGACATGAGCGCCAGCCAGTACGCCCTGCTCTCAACACTTTTCAGTCTGTCCTTCACCCTGTCCCGGGCCCTGGGGGGGTTCGGAGCGGAGTATCTGGGCTACGCCGGGTTCTTCTTCCTAACCTTCTGGATCTCGCTCCCGCCCCTTCTCCTGGTTCCGGTGGTGATTAAGGCCGTCCCCCGGGATTAA
- a CDS encoding RluA family pseudouridine synthase, with translation MPEERIFHLIVEPEAAGERLDVFLSGKIPELTRSRVKKLLACGLVEIPGVKKLKASRPVRAGEEITVRVPPPERIRLEPEEVPFEILYEDRDLAVIVKPPGVVVHPGAGHAGGTLVHGLLRRLSGLSGIGGELRPGIVHRLDKDTSGLMVVAKNDRAHLALTAMFKGRAVEKWYLALVHGVPEPRAGKINAPIGRHPVHRKRMMAGAPRGREAETFYRVREAFRRAALLEVRPYTGRTHQIRVHLSHIGHPIVGDPLYGGRRPQGPKAERQMLHAWRLAFEHPVTGEKLSFEAPPPPDFEKLLEELRACGK, from the coding sequence TTGCCTGAGGAGAGGATTTTTCATTTAATAGTCGAACCGGAGGCCGCCGGCGAACGCCTGGATGTCTTCCTTTCCGGAAAAATACCGGAGCTTACCCGCTCGCGGGTAAAGAAACTCCTGGCCTGCGGCCTGGTTGAGATCCCGGGGGTGAAGAAGCTCAAGGCCTCCCGGCCGGTGAGGGCCGGGGAGGAGATCACGGTCCGGGTCCCCCCGCCGGAAAGGATCCGGCTCGAGCCCGAGGAGGTGCCCTTTGAGATCCTTTACGAGGACCGGGACCTGGCCGTGATCGTGAAGCCCCCGGGGGTGGTGGTGCATCCCGGAGCCGGGCACGCCGGGGGCACTCTGGTGCACGGTCTCCTCCGGAGGCTTTCCGGTCTTTCCGGGATAGGGGGGGAGCTGCGCCCGGGAATCGTGCATCGGCTGGACAAGGATACCTCCGGCCTCATGGTGGTGGCCAAGAACGACCGGGCGCATCTCGCCCTCACCGCCATGTTCAAGGGCCGGGCGGTGGAGAAGTGGTACCTGGCCCTGGTCCACGGGGTGCCGGAGCCCCGGGCCGGGAAGATAAACGCGCCCATAGGCCGGCATCCCGTGCACCGCAAGAGGATGATGGCCGGGGCCCCCCGGGGACGCGAGGCCGAGACCTTTTACCGGGTGCGGGAGGCCTTCCGGCGGGCGGCCCTGCTCGAAGTCCGTCCCTATACCGGCCGCACCCACCAGATCCGGGTTCACCTCTCCCACATCGGCCACCCCATCGTGGGGGATCCCCTTTACGGGGGGAGGCGTCCTCAGGGTCCGAAGGCCGAAAGGCAGATGCTTCACGCCTGGCGTCTGGCCTTTGAACATCCCGTAACCGGGGAGAAACTCTCCTTCGAGGCCCCGCCGCCTCCCGATTTCGAAAAACTTCTTGAGGAGTTAAGGGCTTGCGGAAAGTAG
- the ribD gene encoding bifunctional diaminohydroxyphosphoribosylaminopyrimidine deaminase/5-amino-6-(5-phosphoribosylamino)uracil reductase RibD, giving the protein MKDDRFYMREALREGRKGLGRTSPNPPVGAVVVDPETGGIVARGYHRRAGEPHAEVEALRRAGERARGATLYVTLEPCNHHGRTPPCTEAILAAGIRRVVAGTRDPNPKARGGLEYLRSRGLEVRAGVLERECRYLCRFFLKRVLTGVPWVILKVAASLDGRIATRTGDSRWITGEEARRHTHRLRDLCDAILVGKNTVLADDPELTCRIPGGRNPIRIVLDTRLRLSPEFKVFKTAREVPTWIVCGEGADPERERVFKALGVEVIRVPEKAGRVDLGALLEALSKREILSVLVEGGGEVHGAFLDEGLADEIFFFVGPVIIGGKEAPQAVAGKGPARLSQALWLKDLRIKRLGNSLLLHGLSEAGLRILESTS; this is encoded by the coding sequence ATGAAAGACGACCGTTTTTACATGCGGGAGGCCCTGCGCGAGGGTCGGAAGGGTCTCGGGCGCACCAGCCCCAATCCTCCGGTGGGAGCCGTGGTGGTGGATCCGGAAACCGGAGGGATCGTGGCCCGCGGGTATCACCGACGGGCCGGGGAACCGCACGCCGAGGTGGAGGCCCTGAGACGGGCCGGGGAGCGGGCCCGCGGGGCCACCCTCTATGTAACCCTCGAGCCCTGCAACCACCACGGCCGCACCCCTCCCTGCACCGAGGCCATCCTTGCGGCCGGCATCCGCCGGGTGGTTGCGGGAACCAGGGATCCCAATCCGAAAGCCCGCGGAGGGCTCGAATACCTCCGGAGCCGGGGCCTTGAGGTCCGGGCCGGAGTGCTCGAGAGGGAATGCCGTTATCTCTGCCGATTTTTTCTGAAACGGGTCCTCACCGGAGTCCCCTGGGTGATCCTCAAGGTGGCCGCAAGTCTTGACGGCCGCATCGCCACCCGCACCGGGGACTCCAGGTGGATCACCGGGGAGGAGGCCCGCCGCCACACCCACCGCCTGAGGGACCTCTGCGATGCCATCCTGGTGGGCAAAAACACCGTCCTTGCCGACGATCCCGAGCTCACCTGCCGCATCCCGGGAGGCCGGAACCCCATAAGGATCGTTCTCGACACCCGTCTGCGTCTTTCCCCGGAATTCAAAGTTTTTAAAACCGCCCGGGAGGTGCCCACCTGGATCGTCTGCGGGGAGGGGGCCGATCCCGAAAGGGAAAGGGTTTTTAAAGCCCTGGGGGTGGAGGTCATTCGCGTTCCGGAGAAGGCCGGGCGGGTGGACCTCGGAGCCCTCCTTGAAGCACTTTCTAAGCGGGAAATCCTTTCGGTGCTGGTGGAGGGCGGGGGCGAGGTCCACGGGGCTTTCCTGGACGAGGGGCTGGCGGATGAAATCTTCTTCTTCGTGGGGCCGGTGATCATCGGCGGGAAGGAAGCCCCGCAGGCGGTGGCCGGAAAAGGCCCGGCCAGGCTTTCACAGGCCCTCTGGCTTAAAGATCTCCGTATAAAACGCCTCGGGAATTCCCTCCTCCTTCACGGACTCTCGGAGGCGGGCCTCCGCATCCTGGAGAGCACCTCCTGA
- a CDS encoding inverse autotransporter beta domain-containing protein: MRKARVILLLGLIFLLVVVSAAPAGVWRVKVRPGVMVGEEAASDFYVDAFVPVAGDNDTVLFMNYIYRFGTNESQEWNLGLGLRQMWRSWILGGVLYYDWLSSSLGNHYDQVTLALEALSNRYFDARLNFYLPMGRHVTKIEDREVVSGYVFSGRGLWEVYERMRRYEEAAKGVEFEVGRLSSYPFRLQRHGA; encoded by the coding sequence ATGCGTAAGGCTAGAGTAATTCTGCTTCTGGGGTTGATTTTTCTGCTGGTGGTGGTTTCGGCGGCCCCGGCCGGGGTGTGGAGGGTGAAGGTGCGGCCGGGGGTGATGGTGGGCGAGGAGGCGGCCTCGGACTTCTATGTGGACGCCTTCGTGCCCGTGGCCGGGGATAACGACACCGTCCTTTTCATGAACTACATCTACCGCTTCGGCACCAACGAAAGTCAGGAGTGGAACCTGGGCCTGGGGCTTCGGCAGATGTGGCGAAGCTGGATCCTCGGAGGCGTCCTTTACTACGACTGGCTCTCCTCCTCTCTCGGCAACCACTACGACCAGGTGACGCTTGCCCTTGAGGCCTTATCCAACAGGTACTTTGACGCCAGGCTGAACTTTTATCTCCCCATGGGCCGGCATGTGACGAAGATCGAGGACCGGGAGGTGGTTTCGGGGTATGTGTTTTCGGGCCGGGGGCTCTGGGAGGTTTACGAGCGGATGAGGAGGTATGAAGAGGCCGCAAAGGGGGTGGAGTTCGAGGTGGGGCGGCTATCATCTTATCCTTTCCGGCTACAACGGCACGGTGCCTAA
- a CDS encoding HTH domain-containing protein has product MEIKSLEETLREAQAVMETLAKGKVAKPGKYVVVFPDCKTMRKVLSERRLELLKAVRRHRPKSIYELANLLHRNLRSVQQDVKILSDLGFLELERNPRGKRDRLTPKVAYKKVIFEVDL; this is encoded by the coding sequence GTGGAGATCAAAAGCCTTGAGGAAACTTTAAGAGAGGCCCAAGCGGTGATGGAAACCCTTGCAAAAGGAAAAGTAGCAAAACCCGGAAAGTATGTTGTGGTTTTTCCGGACTGTAAAACCATGCGAAAAGTGCTTTCAGAAAGACGTCTTGAGCTTCTTAAGGCCGTGCGCAGACACCGCCCAAAGTCCATTTATGAGCTTGCCAACCTTCTTCACCGCAACCTGAGAAGCGTTCAGCAGGACGTTAAGATCCTCTCCGATTTAGGCTTCTTGGAGCTCGAGAGAAATCCCCGGGGGAAGAGGGATCGCCTCACACCCAAGGTCGCCTACAAGAAAGTGATCTTTGAGGTGGACCTGTAA